A genomic region of Myxosarcina sp. GI1 contains the following coding sequences:
- the pyk gene encoding pyruvate kinase translates to MMKLDRRTKIVATIGPASSSPEIIRSMVLAGMNVARLNFSHGSYEEHAKMVSLLRSVSVELKTSITILQDLQGPKIRVAQLPHGSMFLQEGTKVTLVSLEEYDEQPDTIAIDYPFLAKEAEPEAQILLDDGLLELVVESVEDNKVVCQVVEGGILKSRKGVNLPGLNLSLPSMTEKDKRDLEFGLSQDIDWISLSFVRRGEDIRILKQFLATKGRSDIPVMAKIEKPQAIANLAEILTECDGLMVARGDLGVEMSPEKVPALQKDIIRNCNLRNIPVITATQMLDSMIDNPRPTRAEASDVANAIVDGTDAVMLSGESAVGKYPVKAVRMLAKIAASIEPKFDYVNNPPAQSDETHALSEALNAIDKTLKLRCIATFTTTGYTALIASGERPRVPVVAFTPNIKVYHRLNLIWGIEPIHVEHQTETFEQLVQLTETQLRERNLATTGDLVLIMGGIPTRKPKGTNFLKIHTIGDSPMSN, encoded by the coding sequence ATGATGAAACTAGACCGCCGTACCAAAATCGTGGCAACAATTGGACCTGCTAGTAGTTCGCCTGAAATAATTAGATCGATGGTGTTAGCGGGAATGAATGTTGCCAGACTTAATTTTTCTCACGGTAGCTACGAAGAGCATGCCAAAATGGTATCTTTATTGCGATCGGTATCGGTAGAATTAAAAACTTCAATTACTATTCTCCAAGACTTACAAGGTCCAAAAATTCGTGTCGCTCAGTTACCACATGGTTCTATGTTTTTACAGGAGGGAACGAAAGTAACTTTAGTTTCTCTAGAGGAATACGACGAACAACCAGATACCATCGCGATCGATTATCCCTTTTTAGCAAAGGAAGCAGAACCTGAAGCTCAGATTCTGCTAGATGATGGGTTACTAGAGTTGGTAGTAGAGTCAGTAGAAGATAACAAAGTAGTCTGTCAGGTAGTTGAAGGAGGTATTCTCAAAAGCCGTAAAGGAGTCAATCTTCCTGGATTAAATCTGAGTCTGCCCTCAATGACCGAGAAAGATAAACGAGATTTGGAATTTGGTTTATCTCAAGATATAGACTGGATATCATTGAGCTTTGTGCGTCGGGGAGAAGATATTCGCATCCTCAAGCAATTTTTAGCTACTAAAGGCAGAAGCGATATACCCGTGATGGCAAAAATTGAAAAGCCCCAGGCGATCGCTAATTTAGCAGAAATTTTGACTGAATGCGATGGTTTGATGGTGGCGCGAGGCGACTTGGGCGTAGAAATGAGTCCCGAAAAAGTGCCTGCTCTACAAAAAGATATAATTCGTAACTGTAATCTTAGAAACATCCCCGTGATTACTGCTACTCAAATGCTAGACAGCATGATTGACAATCCTCGTCCTACTCGCGCTGAAGCTAGTGATGTTGCTAATGCAATTGTTGATGGTACGGATGCAGTAATGCTTTCTGGAGAATCAGCCGTTGGTAAATATCCCGTTAAAGCCGTACGGATGCTAGCAAAAATTGCCGCCAGTATCGAACCAAAATTTGATTATGTCAACAATCCACCTGCCCAATCTGACGAAACTCATGCCCTCAGCGAAGCACTCAACGCGATCGATAAAACCCTCAAGTTACGCTGTATCGCAACTTTTACTACTACGGGCTATACAGCTTTAATCGCTTCTGGAGAGCGACCTAGAGTTCCTGTCGTTGCTTTTACACCAAATATCAAGGTCTATCATCGCCTTAACTTAATTTGGGGTATCGAACCAATTCATGTCGAACATCAGACAGAAACTTTTGAACAGCTAGTCCAATTAACTGAAACCCAGTTGCGCGAGCGCAATTTGGCTACAACAGGCGATCTCGTTTTAATTATGGGTGGCATTCCCACCAGAAAACCTAAAGGTACAAATTTTCTTAAAATTCATACAATCGGCGATTCACCAATGAGCAATTAA
- the ilvC gene encoding ketol-acid reductoisomerase: MARMYYDEDANLDLFKDKTVAIIGYGSQGHAHALNLKDSGVNVIVGLYAGSKSKPKAEAAGLTVKNVDDAARTADVIMILLPDEVQKQVYTNEIAPHLTQGKALAFAHGFNIHFGQIVPPETVDVFMVAPKGPGHLVRRTYEQGQGVPCLFAIYQDASGQARDRAMAYARGIGGTRAGILETSFREETETDLFGEQAVLCGGLSALIKTGFETLIEAGYQPELAYFECLHEVKLIVDLIVEGGLEKMRDSISNTAEYGDYTRGNRVVNEQTRAEMRQILKEIQSGQFAREFVLENQAGKPGFTAMRRQEAAHPIEEVGKDVRAHFSWLKQK; the protein is encoded by the coding sequence ATGGCGCGGATGTATTATGACGAAGATGCTAATTTAGATTTATTTAAAGATAAAACCGTGGCGATTATTGGTTATGGTTCCCAAGGACATGCCCACGCTCTCAACCTCAAAGATAGTGGCGTAAATGTAATCGTTGGCTTATATGCTGGTAGCAAGTCCAAACCTAAAGCTGAAGCAGCAGGATTGACAGTTAAAAACGTAGACGATGCCGCACGAACAGCAGATGTAATTATGATTCTGTTGCCCGATGAGGTACAGAAGCAGGTTTACACTAACGAAATTGCACCACACTTAACTCAAGGTAAGGCTTTAGCATTTGCTCACGGCTTTAATATACACTTTGGACAAATTGTTCCCCCCGAAACCGTAGATGTATTTATGGTTGCCCCTAAAGGACCTGGACATTTAGTCAGACGCACCTACGAACAAGGACAAGGTGTACCCTGTTTATTTGCTATCTATCAAGATGCTTCGGGACAGGCACGCGATCGCGCTATGGCTTATGCTAGAGGTATTGGTGGTACTCGCGCTGGGATTTTAGAAACTTCTTTTAGAGAAGAAACCGAAACCGATTTGTTTGGCGAACAGGCAGTTCTCTGCGGTGGTTTGAGTGCCTTAATTAAAACTGGTTTTGAAACTTTGATCGAGGCAGGTTATCAGCCAGAACTAGCTTATTTTGAATGTCTGCACGAAGTAAAGTTAATCGTCGATTTAATCGTTGAAGGTGGCTTGGAAAAAATGCGCGATAGTATTTCTAACACTGCCGAATATGGCGATTATACTCGCGGCAATCGTGTCGTTAACGAACAAACGCGCGCCGAAATGCGCCAAATTCTTAAAGAAATTCAGTCTGGTCAATTTGCCCGCGAATTTGTCTTAGAAAATCAGGCTGGCAAACCAGGATTTACCGCTATGCGCCGTCAAGAAGCCGCTCATCCTATTGAAGAAGTAGGTAAAGACGTACGCGCTCACTTTAGTTGGTTGAAACAAAAATAA
- a CDS encoding universal stress protein translates to MTKKILVAVDISERDRSVLNTAVSLAKSMEASLMLLHILTEDEAGYPILPTYAYYPLINDRNYELYQQKLEEYKQWGIDFLQNLTEEAIAAGVKTEYTQLTGNPGRTICEIADNWSADLILVGSRGLKGLKEIFLGSVSNYVTHYAPCSVLIVRRTKEERDNLDAAGATERQNVY, encoded by the coding sequence ATGACCAAAAAAATTTTAGTAGCCGTAGATATTTCTGAAAGAGATCGATCTGTCCTTAATACAGCAGTCTCTTTAGCCAAAAGTATGGAAGCTTCACTAATGCTGTTGCATATTTTGACTGAAGACGAAGCAGGCTACCCTATATTACCAACTTATGCTTATTATCCTCTGATAAACGACCGCAATTATGAGCTTTATCAACAAAAACTAGAAGAATACAAACAGTGGGGAATCGATTTTTTACAAAATTTGACAGAAGAGGCAATAGCGGCAGGAGTTAAAACAGAATACACCCAACTTACTGGCAATCCAGGACGAACTATCTGTGAAATAGCTGATAACTGGTCGGCAGATTTGATTTTAGTCGGTAGCCGAGGCTTAAAAGGACTTAAAGAAATATTTCTTGGCAGCGTTAGTAATTACGTTACCCACTATGCACCTTGTTCGGTATTAATCGTCCGTAGAACTAAAGAAGAGCGAGACAATTTAGATGCTGCTGGCGCAACAGAACGACAAAATGTCTATTAA
- a CDS encoding pentapeptide repeat-containing protein produces MKTSQLLRQYRYGILDFKGANLHSANLKAVNLTRINLTQADLSEADLSNTDLSGACLQQANLTNADLNNASLVGVNLSEANLIGADLENTNLRGADLSGVDLRCANLQQADLRSANLTDADLSGADLTNADLTDAKLAGTDLSVAKTQGTNLNRLSWDEGERKQEHTSHHWVTWSGK; encoded by the coding sequence ATGAAAACTTCACAACTACTTCGTCAATACAGATACGGAATATTAGATTTTAAAGGTGCAAATCTACACTCTGCTAATCTTAAAGCTGTCAATCTTACGCGAATTAATTTAACACAAGCAGATTTAAGTGAAGCAGACTTGAGTAATACAGATTTGAGCGGTGCTTGTTTGCAACAGGCTAACTTAACCAATGCCGATCTGAATAATGCTAGTTTGGTAGGTGTAAATTTATCGGAAGCCAACTTAATTGGTGCCGACTTAGAAAATACCAATCTTAGAGGTGCCGATTTAAGCGGCGTAGATTTACGTTGTGCTAATCTACAACAAGCAGACTTACGCAGTGCCAATCTAACAGATGCCGATCTGAGTGGTGCAGACTTAACTAATGCCGATCTGACCGATGCTAAACTTGCTGGCACCGATCTTTCCGTAGCAAAAACTCAAGGTACTAATTTAAATCGCTTAAGTTGGGATGAAGGTGAAAGAAAACAAGAACATACTTCTCACCATTGGGTGACTTGGTCGGGAAAATAA
- a CDS encoding pitrilysin family protein yields MVFWQKKQICIFIAAIALFWSFSSNAYARETKPPQNSSIQPYLERVIDRISEFTLDNGMKFIVLENHDAPVVSFVTYADVGGVDEPNGKTGVAHFLEHLAFKGTEEIGTTNYQAEKKLLKKLDRLFARIEVAEAKEDAAKIEQLTQQFIETQAAASEYVKQNEYGKIVDTAGGVGLNAATSADYTSYFYSFPANKLELWMSLESERFLEPVFREFYKEKQVILEERRMRTDNSPIGKMIEAFLDAAYTTHPYKRPVIGYREDLLNLTRKDVDRFFDTYYAPNNLTVAIAGDVDPERVKELAEVYFGRFKTSSAPNPVTAVEPTQEETREVTVKFPSQPWYLEGYHIPALTHPDYPVYEVIGELLSSGRTSRLYQSLVEQKQVALSAEGFAGFPGNKYPNLLLVYALVAPNKSVEDVAIALNEEIERLKNEPVTTVELERVKTQLKASLLRSLDSNLGMANILAEYEAKTGSWRNVFDELKKLEKITPKDIQRVAQATFVPENRTIGRLLPSG; encoded by the coding sequence ATGGTTTTTTGGCAGAAAAAGCAGATTTGTATATTTATTGCGGCGATCGCTTTATTTTGGAGTTTCTCTAGTAATGCTTATGCTAGAGAAACCAAACCTCCACAAAATAGTTCGATTCAGCCCTATTTAGAAAGAGTAATCGATCGCATTAGTGAATTTACTCTCGATAACGGTATGAAGTTTATCGTTTTAGAAAATCACGACGCGCCAGTAGTTTCTTTTGTTACCTATGCCGATGTTGGTGGTGTGGACGAACCAAATGGCAAAACGGGAGTGGCTCACTTTTTGGAACATTTGGCGTTTAAAGGCACTGAAGAAATTGGTACTACTAATTATCAAGCAGAAAAGAAATTACTTAAAAAGTTAGATCGTTTATTTGCTCGCATTGAGGTAGCAGAAGCTAAGGAAGACGCAGCCAAGATCGAGCAACTAACGCAACAGTTTATCGAAACACAGGCAGCCGCCAGCGAGTATGTCAAGCAAAATGAATATGGCAAAATTGTCGATACGGCAGGTGGTGTCGGTTTAAATGCAGCAACTTCTGCTGACTATACTAGTTATTTTTATAGCTTTCCTGCCAACAAGTTGGAGCTTTGGATGTCTCTAGAGTCGGAAAGATTTCTCGAACCCGTATTTCGTGAATTTTATAAAGAAAAGCAGGTGATTTTAGAAGAAAGACGGATGCGTACCGATAATTCGCCAATTGGTAAAATGATTGAAGCTTTTTTAGATGCGGCTTATACAACTCACCCTTACAAACGTCCTGTAATTGGCTATCGAGAAGACTTATTAAATTTAACCAGAAAAGATGTCGATCGCTTTTTCGATACCTATTACGCACCTAATAATTTAACTGTTGCGATCGCAGGTGATGTCGATCCCGAGCGAGTTAAAGAGTTAGCCGAAGTCTATTTTGGACGCTTTAAAACTAGCTCTGCACCGAATCCCGTAACGGCAGTGGAACCGACTCAGGAAGAAACTAGAGAAGTAACTGTCAAATTTCCTTCCCAACCTTGGTATCTAGAAGGCTACCACATACCCGCCCTAACTCATCCCGACTATCCCGTATACGAAGTTATTGGCGAACTACTCAGCAGTGGCAGAACTTCCAGACTCTATCAATCTTTGGTAGAACAAAAACAAGTAGCTCTTTCGGCTGAAGGGTTTGCTGGTTTTCCAGGCAATAAATACCCCAATCTACTCTTAGTATACGCTTTAGTTGCACCTAATAAAAGCGTTGAAGATGTGGCAATAGCACTCAACGAGGAAATCGAACGGCTAAAAAATGAACCCGTAACGACAGTTGAATTAGAACGAGTAAAAACGCAGCTAAAAGCTAGCTTGCTACGCAGTCTTGATTCTAATTTAGGAATGGCAAACATTTTAGCCGAATACGAAGCCAAAACGGGAAGTTGGCGCAATGTTTTTGATGAGTTGAAAAAGCTTGAAAAAATTACTCCCAAAGATATTCAGCGTGTAGCGCAGGCTACATTCGTTCCTGAAAATCGTACTATCGGGCGGTTGTTGCCTTCTGGTTAA
- a CDS encoding acetate/propionate family kinase has protein sequence MKILVLNPGSSTQKSCLYQLQDELPTTPPKPMWEGKIDWSGDDSGGKLEIETDRTNKEIELESRDELEAIAQMLDTLTQGDTKVINTLTEIDVVGHRVVHGGADYSQATRITPEVKEAIAQLIPLAPEHNPAHLKGIEAIEAKLGDIPQVAVFDTAFHSQMPLKAKVYPLPYKFYERGIRRYGFHGTSHRYCGHRAAQILNKPLEELKIITCHLGNGCSLAAIANGVSIDTTMGFTPLEGLMMGTRSGSIDPAILIYLMQKEDYDRDRLNTLLNKESGLKGVSGISNDLRQIFKAIDENNERAELAVDVYIHYLRKGIAAMAASLQGLDVLVFTAGVGEHQVLIREKACHGFEYMGLKLNKAKNKEEIMEEDMAACDSKVRILTIPTNEDWAIASECWQLFQQKRS, from the coding sequence GTGAAAATTTTAGTATTAAATCCTGGTTCTAGCACTCAAAAAAGCTGTCTCTATCAGCTACAAGATGAGCTACCAACAACACCGCCCAAACCAATGTGGGAAGGAAAAATCGATTGGTCTGGTGATGATTCGGGAGGGAAGTTAGAAATTGAAACCGATAGGACTAACAAAGAGATCGAGCTAGAGTCGAGAGACGAGCTTGAAGCGATCGCCCAAATGTTGGATACTCTAACTCAGGGAGATACCAAAGTTATTAACACTCTGACAGAAATAGATGTAGTCGGACATCGAGTAGTTCATGGTGGTGCAGACTATTCCCAAGCTACCAGAATTACTCCCGAAGTTAAAGAAGCGATCGCGCAGCTAATTCCCCTCGCACCAGAACACAACCCCGCACATTTAAAAGGAATTGAAGCGATAGAAGCCAAACTAGGTGATATTCCTCAAGTAGCAGTATTCGACACGGCATTTCACTCTCAGATGCCCTTAAAAGCCAAAGTTTATCCCCTGCCCTATAAATTTTACGAACGAGGCATTCGCCGCTATGGCTTTCACGGCACCAGCCATCGCTACTGCGGTCATCGGGCAGCACAAATACTTAATAAGCCTTTGGAAGAACTAAAAATTATTACCTGTCATTTGGGTAATGGTTGTTCTCTAGCCGCAATTGCCAACGGAGTCAGTATCGATACCACAATGGGTTTTACTCCCCTAGAAGGCTTGATGATGGGTACTCGTAGCGGCTCGATCGATCCTGCAATTTTGATTTATTTGATGCAGAAAGAAGATTACGATCGCGATCGCCTCAATACCTTGTTAAATAAAGAATCGGGTTTAAAAGGGGTATCGGGAATTTCTAACGATTTGCGCCAAATTTTCAAGGCAATTGACGAAAATAACGAGCGAGCTGAATTAGCCGTCGATGTCTATATTCACTACCTACGTAAGGGGATTGCGGCAATGGCTGCCTCTCTGCAAGGTTTGGATGTATTGGTGTTTACGGCAGGAGTCGGAGAACATCAGGTATTAATAAGAGAGAAAGCCTGTCATGGTTTTGAATATATGGGTTTGAAGCTGAATAAAGCTAAAAATAAAGAGGAAATTATGGAGGAAGATATGGCTGCCTGTGATTCAAAAGTACGGATCTTAACTATACCGACTAACGAAGATTGGGCGATCGCTTCTGAATGTTGGCAGCTTTTCCAACAGAAGCGATCTTAG
- the alaS gene encoding alanine--tRNA ligase: MADSLTYLSGSQIRDKFLKFYEERQHKILPSASLVPEDPTVLLTIAGMLPFKPIFLGQQKAPQPRATTSQKCIRTNDIENVGRTARHHTFFEMLGNFSFGDYFKEQAIEWAWELSTQVYKLPPERIIPSVFKDDDEAFAIWRDKIGIPEHRIQRMGEEDNYWKSGVTGPCGPCSELYYDFHLELGDENIDLEDDSRFIEFYNLVFMQFNQDAAGNRTPLENQNIDTGLGLERMAQILQQVPNNYETDLIFPIIKTAVEIAGIDYATADDKTKISFKVIGDHVRAVAHLIADGVTASNVGRGYILRRLIRRVVRHGRLVGIEGNFINKVAETAIALSESAYPNVREREEFIKNQLQTEESQFLKTLERGEKLLAEIIAKAANLSESKISGKDAFDLYDTYGFPLELTEEIAEEQGLTVDVEGFEREMESQKLRSKDAHETIDLTAKNALGELAKDSTTEFLGYSKLTAKSVATGIIVNGEQAEFAKAGDEIQIVLNETPFYAESGGQIGDKGYLSGDDVLIRVEDVQKEANIFVHFGKVDRGTISLGDTVSATIDRACRRRAQANHTATHLLQAALKKIVDDSISQAGSLVDFDRLRFDFNCPRALTAEEIRQVEDLVNTWISEAHEADVNIMPLEEAKAKGAIAMFGEKYADNVRVIDFPGVSMELCGGTHVHNTAEIGVFKIISETGISSGVRRIEAVAGAAILDYLNVRDKVVKELSDRFKIKPEEISNRVNSLQAELKATQKELEAAKQELAIAKSDSLLSQAETVGEYKVLVANMGELDAKSLQSAAERLQQKLGEATVVLGSIPAESKVSLVAAFSQQVIKEKKLQAGKFIGGIAKICGGGGGGRPNLAQAGGRDASKLDEALDAAKQQLIEGLS, translated from the coding sequence ATGGCTGACTCTCTTACATATCTAAGCGGTAGCCAGATCCGCGATAAGTTCCTCAAGTTTTATGAGGAGAGACAACACAAAATCTTACCCAGTGCTTCGCTAGTACCAGAAGATCCAACGGTACTACTAACCATTGCGGGGATGCTACCATTTAAACCAATATTTTTAGGACAGCAAAAAGCACCTCAACCACGCGCTACTACTTCTCAAAAATGTATCCGCACCAACGATATAGAAAATGTTGGACGTACCGCCAGACATCATACCTTTTTTGAAATGTTGGGTAATTTTAGCTTTGGCGATTATTTTAAAGAACAGGCTATAGAATGGGCGTGGGAACTGTCTACCCAAGTTTATAAGCTGCCTCCAGAACGTATTATTCCCAGCGTATTTAAAGATGACGATGAAGCTTTTGCTATTTGGCGTGACAAAATAGGTATTCCCGAACATCGCATTCAGCGTATGGGAGAAGAAGATAATTACTGGAAATCTGGTGTCACTGGACCTTGTGGACCCTGTTCGGAATTGTACTATGATTTTCATCTAGAATTGGGAGATGAGAATATAGACTTAGAAGACGACAGCAGGTTTATCGAATTCTATAACTTAGTGTTCATGCAGTTTAATCAAGATGCAGCAGGAAATCGTACGCCGCTAGAAAACCAAAACATCGATACGGGTTTGGGTTTGGAAAGGATGGCGCAAATCCTGCAACAAGTACCTAATAATTATGAAACCGATTTAATTTTTCCAATTATCAAAACTGCGGTTGAGATTGCAGGTATAGATTATGCTACAGCCGATGATAAAACTAAAATCTCGTTCAAAGTAATTGGCGACCATGTTCGGGCTGTAGCACATCTAATTGCTGATGGTGTGACTGCTTCTAATGTAGGTCGAGGATATATCTTGCGCCGCTTGATCCGTCGCGTAGTGCGTCATGGCAGATTAGTTGGTATTGAAGGTAATTTTATCAATAAAGTTGCTGAAACTGCGATCGCGTTATCGGAATCGGCTTATCCTAATGTTAGAGAACGAGAAGAGTTTATAAAAAACCAGCTACAGACAGAAGAATCACAGTTCTTAAAGACATTAGAAAGAGGTGAAAAGCTGCTGGCTGAAATTATTGCCAAGGCTGCCAATCTTTCGGAAAGCAAAATTTCTGGTAAAGATGCTTTCGATCTTTACGACACCTATGGTTTCCCTTTAGAACTTACCGAAGAAATCGCCGAAGAACAGGGTTTAACTGTCGATGTTGAAGGCTTTGAACGAGAAATGGAGTCACAAAAACTTCGTTCTAAAGATGCCCATGAAACTATAGATCTTACGGCTAAAAATGCTTTGGGTGAATTGGCAAAAGACAGTACCACCGAGTTTTTAGGCTATAGCAAACTAACTGCCAAATCTGTAGCTACGGGAATTATTGTCAATGGCGAACAGGCAGAATTTGCTAAAGCAGGAGATGAAATTCAGATCGTTCTCAATGAAACTCCTTTCTATGCCGAGTCTGGGGGACAAATTGGCGATAAAGGCTATCTTTCTGGCGATGATGTCTTAATTCGCGTTGAAGATGTGCAAAAAGAAGCAAATATCTTCGTTCACTTTGGTAAGGTCGATCGCGGTACTATCTCTTTAGGTGATACGGTTAGCGCAACTATCGATCGCGCCTGTCGTCGTCGCGCCCAAGCCAATCATACTGCAACTCACTTATTACAAGCGGCTTTAAAGAAAATAGTTGATGATTCTATTTCTCAAGCAGGTTCTTTAGTAGACTTCGATCGCCTTAGATTTGATTTTAACTGTCCCCGTGCCTTAACAGCAGAAGAAATTCGGCAGGTAGAAGACTTAGTTAATACTTGGATCTCCGAGGCACACGAAGCCGACGTTAATATTATGCCTTTAGAAGAAGCCAAAGCTAAAGGGGCGATCGCTATGTTTGGGGAGAAATATGCCGACAATGTGAGAGTGATCGATTTCCCTGGGGTGTCGATGGAACTTTGCGGCGGTACTCACGTGCATAATACTGCCGAAATTGGCGTATTTAAAATTATCTCGGAAACGGGTATTTCTTCTGGTGTCAGAAGGATTGAAGCTGTTGCAGGTGCGGCTATTTTAGACTATTTAAATGTACGAGACAAAGTAGTCAAAGAATTGAGCGATCGCTTTAAAATTAAACCCGAAGAAATTAGCAATCGTGTTAACAGTTTGCAAGCCGAACTAAAAGCTACTCAAAAAGAATTAGAAGCGGCAAAACAAGAACTGGCGATCGCTAAGTCTGATAGTTTATTATCTCAAGCCGAAACTGTCGGCGAGTATAAAGTTTTAGTGGCAAATATGGGCGAACTAGACGCTAAATCCTTACAGTCAGCTGCAGAAAGATTGCAGCAAAAATTGGGCGAAGCAACCGTAGTTTTAGGTTCAATTCCTGCTGAGAGTAAAGTAAGTTTGGTTGCTGCTTTTAGTCAGCAAGTTATCAAAGAGAAAAAACTACAGGCAGGTAAATTCATCGGTGGCATTGCCAAAATCTGCGGTGGTGGCGGCGGTGGCAGACCGAATTTGGCACAGGCTGGCGGAAGGGATGCAAGTAAATTAGATGAGGCTTTGGATGCGGCGAAGCAGCAACTGATTGAAGGGTTGAGTTAG
- a CDS encoding Tic20 family protein: MANPETDAKGRFFAALVYILPLIYALPFGLLLLKQFPFLGIIYTPIAPLLTIYYTLPFAGLIIFFALWFAVVRNSNIDYFIRFNTMQVIMLDIILIVCSLIMNILSSGFGGQSLITETLNNTIFIGTVVISFYGIIQSARGSYAEIPALSEAVSSQIR, translated from the coding sequence ATGGCAAATCCCGAAACTGATGCAAAAGGTCGCTTTTTTGCGGCACTTGTGTATATACTTCCTTTAATCTATGCTTTACCTTTTGGATTATTGTTATTAAAACAATTTCCTTTCTTAGGAATTATTTACACTCCTATTGCTCCTTTACTTACCATTTACTATACTTTGCCATTTGCAGGATTGATAATTTTCTTTGCTTTATGGTTTGCAGTAGTTAGAAATTCCAATATTGACTATTTCATTCGCTTTAATACCATGCAGGTAATCATGCTGGATATTATCTTGATTGTCTGTAGCTTGATTATGAATATTTTGAGTTCTGGTTTTGGCGGACAAAGTTTGATAACCGAAACTCTTAACAACACCATTTTTATTGGTACTGTAGTTATCAGTTTCTATGGCATTATTCAATCAGCACGGGGTTCTTATGCTGAAATTCCCGCTCTTTCGGAGGCAGTTTCCTCGCAGATTCGCTAA
- a CDS encoding pentapeptide repeat-containing protein, with protein sequence MNFKLLSAATCLFVFGATIPVLSADERELSNFKLTHECVECNLNETSIKSGNLRDADLQRANLLNANFSDSDLSNANFQNANLRSANFKNSDLSNANFSNANVTGAYFCGANLNGVIWEGVIHSRSTQCLPDEAINYISQDNLVHQ encoded by the coding sequence ATGAATTTTAAATTATTAAGTGCAGCGACATGTTTATTTGTTTTTGGAGCAACAATTCCTGTACTTAGTGCTGACGAACGAGAACTATCAAATTTTAAACTGACTCATGAATGTGTTGAGTGCAACCTTAATGAAACTAGTATTAAAAGTGGCAATCTAAGAGATGCAGATTTACAAAGGGCTAATTTACTTAATGCTAATTTTAGTGACTCAGATTTGAGTAATGCTAATTTTCAAAATGCTAATTTGAGAAGTGCGAACTTTAAAAATTCAGATTTGAGTAATGCTAACTTTAGCAATGCTAATGTAACTGGAGCATATTTTTGTGGCGCAAATTTAAACGGAGTTATCTGGGAAGGAGTCATTCATAGTAGATCTACACAATGCCTTCCAGATGAGGCTATTAATTACATTTCACAAGATAATCTCGTTCATCAATGA